A window from Musa acuminata AAA Group cultivar baxijiao chromosome BXJ3-10, Cavendish_Baxijiao_AAA, whole genome shotgun sequence encodes these proteins:
- the LOC135651801 gene encoding uncharacterized protein LOC135651801: MDPGGRGGRAEAERWLAVAERLLGVRDLLGTKRFAERAMEVDPLLDGVDQILAVADVLLASQRRVNNHVDWYAVLQLPPPSPSPSSSSSSTDAGDAAAVKRQYRRLALLLHPDRNRAPGADAAFRLVVDAFAVLSDPTKKSLFDAELHIANSAAAAAAASSSKPFPISSSSAAADPFWTACLSCCHVHQYAREYLNLTLRCPNCRRPFQATKLAAAPSVVPGTNMYYCSWGFFPLGFPGGPSFYAGNCSAPDLNNEWKPFFPMFPNSEKIDPSQNSKHGQEDVTPPREPQNTVNTGNVVEPQSTGPVTRSKKKMAMKKVVGGPKKSPLGGGNRRKRNGDQNPPTVDPEQWAGSEVMPTNTGGVEGRGININQEFKGGSESGVQGNDDYTMNFHIDVNATNEILDNLQNLPFLRDEEIPLRVP; this comes from the coding sequence ATGGATCCCGGCGGGAGAGGCGGCAGGGCGGAGGCGGAGCGGTGGCTGGCGGTCGCAGAGAGGCTCCTCGGGGTGCGCGACCTCCTCGGGACCAAGCGGTTCGCGGAGCGGGCGATGGAAGTGGATCCCCTCCTCGACGGCGTCGACCAGATCCTCGCCGTCGCCGACGTCCTACTTGCCTCCCAGCGCCGCGTCAACAACCACGTCGACTGGTATGCCGTTCTCCAGCTTCCGCCCCCCTCcccttccccctcctcctcctcctcctccaccgacgCCGGTGATGCTGCCGCCGTCAAGCGCCAGTACCGACGCCTGGCTCTCCTCCTCCACCCAGATCGAAACAGGGCTCCCGGCGCCGATGCGGCCTTCCGCCTCGTCGTCGATGCCTTCGCCGTCCTCTCCGATCCCACCAAGAAATCACTTTTCGACGCGGAGCTCCACATCGCCAACTCCGCAGCCGCAGCGGCGGCCGCTTCTTCCTCGAAGCCCTTCCctatttcctcctcctccgccgccgccgatcCCTTCTGGACCGCCTGCCTCTCCTGCTGCCACGTGCACCAGTACGCCAGGGAGTATCTAAACCTGACCCTTCGCTGCCCCAACTGCCGCCGGCCGTTCCAAGCCACCAAGCTCGCAGCTGCGCCATCTGTAGTCCCAGGCACCAATATGTACTACTGCTCTTGGGGCTTTTTCCCTCTCGGGTTTCCTGGTGGGCCGAGCTTCTATGCCGGCAATTGCAGCGCTCCCGATCTCAATAACGAATGGAAACCCTTCTTTCCCATGTTTCCCAATTCAGAGAAGATCGACCCATCTCAGAATTCCAAACATGGGCAGGAGGATGTGACGCCACCACGCGAGCCGCAGAATACTGTTAATACAGGAAACGTTGTGGAACCGCAATCGACAGGGCCGGTCACGAGGAGTAAGAAGAAGATGGCAATGAAAAAGGTCGTAGGAGGTCCAAAGAAGTCGCCTTTGGGTGGTGGGAACCGACGGAAACGTAATGGTGATCAAAACCCGCCGACGGTTGACCCTGAGCAGTGGGCCGGCAGTGAGGTAATGCCTACAAACACAGGGGGAGTGGAAGGTAGGGGTATTAATATCAATCAAGAGTTTAAGGGTGGTTCTGAGAGTGGAGTCCAAGGAAATGATGACTATACCATGAACTTTCATATAGATGTCAATGCTACCAATGAGATTCTGGACAACCTGCAGAATCTTCCCTTTCTGAGGGATGAAGAGATACCTCTGCGGGTGCCCTAG